The following are from one region of the Capsicum annuum cultivar UCD-10X-F1 chromosome 1, UCD10Xv1.1, whole genome shotgun sequence genome:
- the LOC107854330 gene encoding BON1-associated protein 2, translating to MKPSSLSSSYSSRLLEIMVISGENLLDNRKQSVKKNAFVNVKAEFSTCNIQTTKMDKEGGCFPTWNEKLIVDMPMHARHLTMEVQCKTSSGIKTIGITKIPTSDFIGGFFPEDYLHFLSYRLRDEKGEKNGIINFSLRVKNAPPLSSQSAGCAAAYSQQWKAPAAGTGSTYGVVTGIPVYPGSLPNSITDVMVN from the coding sequence ATGAAGCCATCATCGTTGTCATCATCATACTCATCGCGTTTGTTAGAAATAATGGTGATATCCGGTGAGAATCTTCTTGATAACCGGAAGCAATCGGTAAAGAAGAACGCTTTCGTAAATGTCAAAGCAGAATTTTCAACATGCAACATACAAACAACAAAGATGGACAAAGAAGGCGGATGTTTCCCTACGTGGAACGAAAAATTGATAGTGGATATGCCCATGCATGCACGTCATCTAACGATGGAGGTTCAATGCAAGACTTCTTCAGGGATCAAAACTATTGGAATCACAAAAATTCCAACGTCCGATTTTATTGGAGGATTTTTTCCagaggattatttacattttttgagTTATAGGCTTAGGGATGAAAAGGGTGAGAAAAACGGAATAATTAATTTTTCCCTTAGGGTTAAGAATGCGCCGCCGCTGTCTTCTCAAAGTGCGGGTTGTGCTGCTGCATATTCGCAGCAGTGGAAGGCGCCGGCGGCGGGTACGGGAAGTACTTATGGGGTTGTTACGGGTATACCCGTTTATCCTGGGAGTCTACCAAACAGTATTACTGATGTAAtggtaaattaa